A section of the Primulina eburnea isolate SZY01 chromosome 1, ASM2296580v1, whole genome shotgun sequence genome encodes:
- the LOC140804080 gene encoding uncharacterized protein produces MMKKLELQLQKNTMQSDLIVLPLPEFDISLAYEERLPGNFGQYRDSDQASQSEARGGRSGQGLLQCFLDDVSGIPQEREMDFSIEFMSGTVPITKAPYRLALAEMKELKDQIQDLLDKGFIRPSFSPCGVPVLFVKKKYGSMRLCIDYRELNRVTIKNKYPLTRIEDLFDQLQGASVFSKIDLRSGYYQLKGFSFIAVPMTALTKKNAKFIWGSECQDSFDKLKQSLTTTPVLAMPSGKGDYHSSKANVVTDALSKKNSVIAHLSIQRPLQAEMQRFELLVYAKGDAPNLATLTVQPTLREKIRVGQTSNKQMQSGDRGMRIRAGDCISLWMSYSDIGIDCQGRASETCREADTTPDYRVKWENITMDFVTGFPRTTGGFNAIWSEGQLERVIQILEDLLRACMIDFQGSWEPKLSLVEFTYNNSYQASIGMASYEGLYGRKCRSPAYWDEVGKRVELGPDIVIQTAELVVKIMDMMKTA; encoded by the exons ATGATGAAGAAATTGGAGCTTCAGTTACAGAAAAATACGATGCAGTCAGATTTGATTGTGCTACCATTGCCGGAGTTCGACATTAGTTTGG CTTATGAGGAGAGGCTGCCAGGCAATTTTGGCCAGTATCGTGATAGTGACCAAGCCAGTCAGTCAGAGGCTAGAGGAGGTCGAAGTGGTCAGGGACTTCTCCAATGTTTCTTGGACGACGTTTCAGGCATTCCACAAGAAAGAGAGATGGACTTTTCTATCGAGTTTATGTCAGGTACCGTGCCTATTACTAAGGcaccttatcgtctagcacTTGCAGAGATGAAAGAACTGAAGGATCAGATACAGGACttgctagataagggtttcattcgccctagcttTTCTCCATGTGGTGTTCCGGtactgtttgttaagaagaaataTGGCAGTATGCGtctctgcattgattacaggGAACTGAACAGAGTCacaatcaagaacaagtatcctctgACCAGGATCgaggatctatttgatcagcttcagggagcaTCAGTATTCTCAAAGATAGATCTCCGATCAGGGTACTACCAGCTGAAG GGCTTCTCTTTTATTGCGGTgcctatgaccgccttgacaaagaagaatgccaaATTCATCTGGGGATCAGAGTGCCAGGATAGTTTCGACAAATTGAAGCAGTCATTGACCACAACACCAGTTctagctatgccatcagggAAAGGAGA ctaccattcgAGTAAGGCTAATGTGGTCACAGATGCCCTGAGCAAGAAGAACTCGGTGATTGCCCACTTGTCGATACAGAGACCATTGCAGGcagagatgcagaggtttgagcTTTTAGTTTATGCCAAGGGCGATGCCCCAAACCTTGCTACCCTGACAGTACAGCCAACTTTGAGAGAAAAAATTCGGGTAGGACAGACTTCGAACAAGCAGATGCAAAGTGGAGACAGAGGGATGAGGATAAGGGCTGGAGATTGTATATCGTTGTGGATGTCATATTCAGATATAGGGATCgact GTCAAGGCAGAGCGTCAGAGACCTGTAGGGAAGCTGATACCACTCCCGATTACCGAgtgaaatgggagaacattaccatggactttgtgacaggGTTTCCGAGAACTACTGGGGGATTtaatgccatctgg TCTGAAGGACAGTTGgagagggtgattcagattttggaggacctACTTAGAGCTTGCATGATTGACTTCCAGGGAAGCTGGGAGCCGAAGTTATCTCtcgtggagttcacgtacaacaatagctatcaggcATCTATCGGTATGGCTTCATATGAGGgattgtacgggaggaagtgtaggTCACCAGcatattgggatgaggtaggaaAGAGAGTAGAGTTGGGACCGGATATCGTCATTCAGACTGCAGAGTTAGTTGTCAAGATCATGGACATGATGAAGACCGCTtag
- the LOC140811345 gene encoding uncharacterized protein, giving the protein MPPRRMPEQGSTSNPPMDVTPTAMEKLLKMFQSFHPPTLKGTENSVECESWLDDIESLFESLEYTEEKRVKLIIHQLHDVAKHWWITTRRALEQRGTVITWNVFKTEFYLRFFPVSYRKDKGAEFANLKQGQLNIEDYVAKFSTLLRFAPHVAEHDEAVADQFINGLNPEIFTLVNTERPNNFTDALNRAKGAEAGLMRQREASFVLPAPGQQPPPRFEGGSNSDRKKDFLKARGKQFKKSGTTSSSSSGSRQIGQGQSYTGPYCGTCGGRHSTDQCRGVVGSCRICRQQGHFARVCPQRGAQGSQAAESSGSVAQTGRRPSAVHSFQPAPPTQSQQRPGGSQIVSQRPRQQARVFALTEEQAQDAPDDVVAGGTGSGSRR; this is encoded by the exons atgcctccgagaaggatgccagaacaggggagtacatcgaatcctcccatggatgtgacacctacagcaatggagaaattgctgaaaatgtttcagtcatttcatccaccgactttgaaaggtacggagaactccgtggaatgtgagagttggttggacgacattgaatcactgtttgaatctttggagtatactgaggaaaagagggtgaaactgataatacaccagttgcatgacgttgctaaacactggtggatcacgactagaagggcattggaacaacgaggtacggtcattacctggaatgtgtttaagactgaattttatctacggttctttccagtatcttataggaaggacaagggagctgaatttgcaaacttgaaacaaggccagttaaacattgaggattatgtggctaagttttctacATTGCTCCGGTTTGCTCCCcatgtagctgaacatgatgaggccgttgctgatcagtttataaatggcctaaatcctgagatttttactttggtgaatactGAAAGGCCAAATAATTTtaccgatgccctgaacagagccaagggagccgaggcaggcctgatgaggcagagagaggcttcgtttgtgcttccagcaccgggacaacaaccacctcctagatttgaaggtggcagcaacAGTGacaggaagaaggatttcttgaaggctagagggaagcaattcaagaaatcagggactacctcgtccagttcgagtggctctagacagatcggtcagggccagagttatactggaccgtattgtggtacttgtggagggaggcattccacagatcagtgccgaggagtggttggtagctgtcgtatctgtagacagcagggacactttgcccgagtgtgtccacagcgaggtgccCAAGGATCCCAGgccgctgagtcatctggatcagtggctcagacaggtagacgaccatctgccgtgcattcttttcagccagcaccgcctactcagtcacagcagaggcccggAGGGAGCCAGATAGTGAGCCAGcgtccgagacagcaggccagagtttttgcattgactgaggagcaggcacaggatgcacctgatgatgttgtggcag gtgggacaggatcagggtccaggagatga